DNA from Vitis vinifera cultivar Pinot Noir 40024 chromosome 19, ASM3070453v1:
ttttattgttttaagaGACTTCAATTTTGTTCAAACCTCTCACCAGTCTTATGGTGTATAATCCTGTGAAATTATAACTGAAAAAAGTACTACCCTCCACCTCCAGAGTATATAGTCATCCCATCTTAGACTCGGTAACAGATGATTCACATAGGCTCTTTCCTTAGGACTAATATGGAATGAATTCAGGTAAATGGAGATAGATGTTTATCAAATTAACAGAGGCAAACCAGACATCAAGATTGGCGTGCCAAGCAACCATTGAGATGCTAAAGTTCCAGGCCCTATGACACAAACTCATTTCAGACAGTATGATCTTCTGACTtcccttttttaaaaagaaacatTCAATTAGGGAACACTTAGGAGGACTCTACAATTTTATATTTCAGTAAGTTGTTTTTCATTGGACTTGGAAAATTCCTAGTCACCCTGTTGAGACAGTTCTTCCAATTGAAATGCTTAAGCCCTTAAACCTACATAACGtcagtacttttttttttaagtagtgTATAGAAGTATTTCTTTCATCTCTGAGAAACGTTCGATGGAGACCCATCTTTTCTTGGCCTTCTTTTGTGCCGGGATCTGTCTCTCAGTTCCCTTGGAGTTCTGTATTGCAGCTGATTCCATAAGGATGGACCAATCCATAAGCGATAGTGAGACTTTAGTTTCCTCGGGCCAAAGCTTTGAACTAGGCTTCTTCTCTCCTGGAAGCTCCAAAAACAGGTACTTGGGAATATGGTACAAGAATACACCCCAGACAGCTGTATGGGTTGCAAACAGAAACAACCCAATTGCAGATTCTTACGGAGTTTTAACCATCATCAACAATGGGGCACTTGTTCTTCTCAACCAGTCAAAGAGTGTAATCTGGTCTCCCAATTTGTCAAGGGTGCCAGAAAATCCAGTTGCACAGCTCCTGGAGACTGGAAATCTTGTTCTCAGGGACGGTAGTAATGAAACTTCTAAAAGCTATATATGGCAGAGCTTTGATGATCCATCAGACACAATGTTGCCAGGCATGAAGGTGGGATGGAACTTAAAGACTGGTCTACAACGAAAATTGACATCATGGAAAAGTTCTGATGACCCATCCCTTGGAGACTTCTCCTACGGATTTGATATTAATGTGCTGCCTTACCTGGTTCTCGGTGTGGGATCAAGCAAAATAGTCCGTTCCGGGCCATGGAATGGACTTGAATTCAATGGTGTTTATGTGTTGGACAACTCGGTTTACAAAGCAGTTTTTGTTGCCAACAACGATGAGGTATATGCCCTCTATGAGTCTAACAACAATAAGATCATTTCAAGACTAACATTGAACCATTCAGGTTTCCTCCAGCGTCTGCTATTAAAAAAAGGGAGCTCTGTATGGGATGAATTGTACTCCATTCCCAGTGAACTTTGTGAAAATTATGGCCATTGTGGTGCTAATGGTATCTGCAGAATTGGCAAGCTGCAGATTTGTGAGTGTTTGACAGGTTTCACACCAAAATCACAAGAAGAATGGGACATGTTTAATACATCAAGTGGATGCACACGAAGAATGCCTTTGGATTGCCAAATTGAAGAGGGATTTGTAAAGGTTACAGGGGTGAAATTGCCCGACTTGATAGACTTTCATGTGATTATGGGTGTGAGCCTTAGGGAGTGTAAGGTATCGTGCTTGAACAACTGTTCTTGTACAGCATATGCCTACACAAATCCTAATGGAAGCGGTGGCTGTTTGATGTGGTCTGGGGACCTGATTGATATCAGAGAGTTAACTTCAGAAAAACATGCAGAGGACATCTATATCCGCATGCACACTTCAGAGCTAGGTAAGACACTTGATTTTCTGAAAATCACTTTTTGATTGTAAGCTATTGGGTTGTCTCCAATAGCCTAAGCCCTAAGTTATCCTGGTAAATCAAGATGCAGAATTACTTAGATTCCAAAGTCAGAGATTCAATTTCACAAGAAGATTATAATCTAGTTAAAACCAAGACCCTATATTATATTCCAGAAGAACCATAGCTGTTAGGATTCAGGTTAACTAATGATGAACTGACTTGTAAAAACCCTAACAAGCAGAAAGCAAACATCCAATTCATTTTCTGAAGAAACAGGGGAATCTGGGGAAATGGTTACTTCATTCTTGTTACTGTCTGTTCCAGGGTTAAACACTaatcagaagaagaaaaaactagtGATCATCCTTGTTATATCTACCTTTTCTGGAATCCTCACCTTGGGCTTGTCATTCTGGTTTCGATTTTGGAAGAAGAGAACAATGGGAACAGGTATGCATACAAATCCACCTAGATGATTTTATTGAAGGAAAACCATGTGGTAGTGCTTTAAAAGCAGCTTCTAAATTATTATCCCATTTAACAGACCAGGAAAGCAAGAAGGAGAACTTAGAGTTACCTTTGTTTGACTTGCCCACCATTGCAACTGCTACTAACAACTTCTCTAACACCAACAAGATTGGAGCAGGTGGCTTTGGGTCTGTGTACAAGGTAATATGCGCCCTCTTATGCATCATTGCATCTTGGTAACccaaaaatgatttcaaaagaaagaagaagagaaaatatttGCATCTTACACATCATATTTTGCAGGGCAATCTACCAGAAGGAGTAGCAGTTGCAGTGAAGAGATTGTCCAAGAATTCAGCACAGGGTGTTCAAGAGTTCAAGAATGAAGCTGTTTTGATTGCAAAACTTCAGCACAAGAATCTTGTCAGGCTTTTGGGCTGCTGCATTCAAGGAGAAGAAAGAATATTACTCTACGAATATATGCCCAACAAGAGcttggattattttattttcggTTTGAGCTTCTTATCCCTATCTGCTAGTATTAGTTTCACTTTTTGATCACCCATATTATGCTCATTCATGTTCAACTCAATTCACACATCTAAGTAATGAATTAGgcctaataataaaatttataaaggcaaaagtattgtgcagatcaaaacAGAAGAGCATTATTGGCATGGGATAAGCGTTGCGAGATTGTTATGGGGATAGCACGAGGGCTTCTCTACCTCCATCAAGACTCTAGATTTCAAATTATTCACAGGGATCTCAAGACAAGCAATATTTTACTGGATGACAATCTCAACCCTAAAATTTCAGACTTTGGCTTGGCAAGAATTTTTGGAGAGAATGAAATGGAAACGAGAACAAAGAGAATTGTTGGGACTTAGTGAGTAATAAACCTTTATAATCTTATAAAATGGAATTTATCCCTTCAAAGAACTTATACTTGAAAATGTTGGTGCAGTGGCTATATGTCCCCGGAGTATGTGATTGATGGGCACTTTTCTATCAAATTGGATGTCTTTAGCTTTGGTGTTCTTTTACTAGAGATTGTCAGTGGTGAAAAGAACAGAGGGTTCTCTCATCCAGATCACCACCATAACCTTCTGGGACATGTAAGTAGAAAGACCGCAATGGtgtttcctctctctctctctctctctcaatttgTCTCTACTCTCTAGCTTTTTCTAGGTTTTGTGAAAGACAacaaatatgatttttgttCTAGGCATGGCTGCTGTGGGAACAAAACAGGGCCTTGGAATTAATGGATGCATGTTTGGAAGATTCATGTGTTGCATCGCAAGTATTACGATGCATACAAGTAGGTTTACTATGTGTTCAAAACCTTCCAGCAGACAGACCAGCAATGTCATCAGTGATTTTCATGTTGGGTAACGAGGGAGCAACATTGCCTCAACCTAAACATCCTGGTTTCTTCACAGAAAGATCTTCCGTGGATACAGATACAATGTCAGGAAAGATAGAGTTACATTCAGAAAATGCAGTAACCATCTCAATGCTAAAAGGTAGATAAAGAATTCAAACACTGCTTAGTGAATTATTTATGTAGGTGCCAGCTTCTCTGACTAAAACGGGCTGCAAAGGTTCCTCTGTTGTGGCTCAGGGCACTGTAATCTGCAACTTAAGATTCACTAGTATTCTAAATTCAGATTCCCTCTGGATCAGGTTGGTAATAAGCAGAAGAACATGTATTCTACAGTCACCTTATGTGCTACTGTCTCTCTCATTTTTGCCTTTTCTCCTCAGGATGCATAGGGCTTATATGATTAGTGAACTGTACACAAAACTATAATCCGGTTCTAaccatttaatttcaattatctTGAGAATTTTTGAAGGTCTAAAATCCTTTGAAACATCAATAGGAAATGCAGATCAGATAGTAAAAACTAGTCAAATAAGGCTTCTTCTTGTGACTGTTATAAAGCCATAGGATGATGGCTTGGAATAATTTCAGGCAAATGGGGAAAAGAATTGAAAATCAACAAAGATAAGTTAGAATCAGATGACTTCATCTGAATTCTGTTGTCTCTTTGTAAAAAGAACATTTAAAAGTACACTGAAAATTACAGTGTATTCAGCAGTAGGTAATGTGCTTCTTCAAGATCTCTCAACATGAAACTAAAAGAGTTCTTTCTTAAGTTCATTTTGGCAAGGTCTAAGGTTTCTTTGGGTTTGTAAATTTATCTTTGGTAGCTTTTGTGAATGGCTTGCCTTTCAGTTAGAAGCCTCCTATGTCAAaaaacacatacacacacacacacaaagaaTCATCATGCCAAATGACGATTTTTCTTCAAGTTAGTATCATTGGAACCAACAATTCATAAAAGAATTCCTTGCAAAACATgataattctaattaatctaATTAATATATCTCACCATGCTGTATATTTCAAACCTCTTCTTTTTCATGTTTCCGGAAAAACATCAaagatttttggaaaatattgacTGAATAAGTTAGTACACAGTGGGAGCACCATAATGACAGCTCTCAACCTTATAAGAGAAAGGATTGGGGAAATATTTGGTCCCCATATGAGAACTAAGGATGTTTcagaaataataattaatttaaaaagcaACGCACAGAATAAAGTTTCTTACTCCACAAGATATTTCTTATGTTGCAGGCATATTACAGCTGCACAAACATGGTGCACTTGTAGCTGTTTTGATCCATCTGTGAAAAGTACTATCTTTCCTAAATCCCTCATAAAAACAAGACTTCACTTGTTCATGATCTATACCTGtatattttcatttatcttCTAAAATCTATCTTATCTGCAATAGAAATGTTGACGGGGTATCATCGCTGCCTTCGTTTTTGCCTTGGTTTCTTTCTTAATCCTCTTTGAATTCTTGATTGCATTGCTGCTATAGCTAAGAGTTAATCTTTAAGTGATGGTGAGACTTTAGTATCCTCAGGCCAAAGCTTTGAGCTAGGCTACTTCTCTCCTGGAAAGTCAGAGAACAGGTGCTTAGGAATATGGTACAAAAGTACCCCAAAGACAGTTGTTTGGGTTGCAAACAGAGACGACCCAATAGCAGAATGTTACAGGATTTTAACCATCAAGAGTAGCAGAGAATACAGTTGCACCGCTCCTAGATACTGGAAACCTACTTCTCAGGGATGGCATTCAAGAGAGTTCTCTGAGTTATTTATGGCAGACCTTTGATTATCCAACAGACACAATGTTAGCAGGAATGAAGATAGGCAGGAACTTAAAGACTGGCTTAGAACGATATTTAAAATCATGGAAAAGTGCTGATGTTCCATCTATCGGAGATTTCACTTATAGAATTGAAGTTCGTTGgctttcaaaaatgaaaagatggGTCAAGTTGAGATTGGGTCATTTGGGTTTGAAAAAGTTCGAAATTTCTTAAATCATAGAGTGGCAAAGAGAGTAGGGTGATGAACCCATTTGGTTGTGGAAGATTTCCTTCACTTGGGCATGTGTTTTATTCAAACGATGCGTTTTACTCTGTAGAGGAAGAGGAAACGGAGAAAATCGAGTGCTTATTTGAACTGAGCTTTAAAGTGACCAAAACGATGCGTTTTGATGGAGGGCGTAGAAAACGGAGGAAATTTTGCATCTTGATCTGTCACAGATAATTTTGATTTAAGAATTTTGGAATAACTACTTTTGCTTATGTGGCAGCATTTGGTTGGTCACTGCCATCTGCGGCAAAACACTCACAGTAGAGAAGCTAGACTCAGGTGAATTTCCCGCCGACTTGGCCGTTTATATATAACCCCTACAACCCCAACAACCAACTTATACCCAGTTAGAGAGAGATAGTTGGTGTTGTAGTTAGGACTCAGAAGTGATTTTCAGCTATAAGTTTTCACGGGAACCAAACACCAAGATCATCGAGAAGATGGACTTCCACCCTTTGCAGGTTTCACCACTGCCAAGGAAAGATCAAGATCTCCAAGAATACATCAACGTAGTACCAGAAGAATATGTGGCCATTGAAGACCACTTGGAGAATCCCAATTTTCAACTTCACGTCCGTGAAATCATAAAGGTGACGccaataattaataagaacaatcttcacttctttttttgtttttttgttttttgttttttcataatctTTTTAGTTCTGAATGCATGCATTTTTTATGTTCTTTCACTTCTTTGTACAGAGAAAGGTGGAAGATGCGGAAGAAAATCTCAAACCATTTGCTATCTGCTTTCTGAAAATTGCTTCAAGGATGGGGAACGACACCTTCTTGGTGCATGGATTCTTGGTAAGATAAATCCTACAAATTCTGACAAGTTAGTGGGAAATCAAACAAATCCTTTTTCTCATACTTCTTGCTGTGGTCTGATCAAGAGCAGATGGAAGCCAAACTCGGAACTTGCATAAGAAAGATACTTCAAACGGAGCTTCAGATTCCCAGAGGACTGAAATGGCCAGTTCAAGATGTTTCAAGCGGTAATTAGTCTCTTTATTCATCTATGGTTTTTCttctgacttttttttttttttttgtcctgtGATCTTGCCAAGaagatgaaggaaaagaaaaaaaaaaaagttgagttTCATTTAGATTTTAAGGTTTGAGATTTTGATCAATGAAGAGTTTGATTACAATGGCAGATGTGGGGTTGACCATGTTGAGACCATCCAAAATACCAGCATCACTACTTCTTGATGCCCACCCCAAGATGTCGCCCCTGCTGCAACCCTCTCAATCCACTGGAGCAATTCCTTCTTCTGGATCCATTCTCCAGGTAATCAATAAAAGAACAGCCATAGTTTGCTGGGAAAACGAACTTGCAAATAATCAATGTATATATCCCTACATTAATTATcagtttctttccttttctttttcctttttcaattccaaagattaaaaaaaactgGCACCAGAAATGTCTTCTATCCGTTTAGTTTTCAGACACCGAAGCTAAGAAAGCTGTTGTGTCTTGATACTTCCCTTGGCTTCTTTTGCTTTCTGGGTCGCAAACCAAGAAAACAAACtcttagttttcttttattttcttttcttttctcagcaaccaaatgggACATGTCAGGACGGTGGACTTCAATGCCTGGAGGAACTAGGGGCACAATACACAGGGGAGGAGGTGATGAGCTCAGAGGCTCCAAAGCCAGACTCTCCACAACCTAGTGGTCCACCGAGACTCACCCCACCGAGGGTAGGTAGGATGAGGAATGAACCATATCCTCAACCATATTCACCTAGACCAAACAGAAAGGCACCACCAAGCTCAGGCGGGGCAGCGGGTGAAGGAACATCAGGCTCAGGGACACAGGGAGAGGGTACAGGACCAACAGACTCAGGGACACAGGAAGGGGGTGAAGGACCACCAGGCTCAGGCCCACCGGGTTCAACGGGCGAGGCGGTAGGCCCAAGCAATGACCCAGAAACTCCAAAAGGGGTTTGTAGTTGCAAAAATTGCTGCATAATATAGCGCGTTTGGTAGTGTGGATGAGAGTATCTCAGTGTCATCATTGAATTGAATCCGATTCTTAATTTTTGGTCTTATCTTGAGTTTTTGTTACAACAAACACATACATGTATACTCAAATTCgtatcatttttcaataatataGGCTGCGCTtacaataaatatttgaaagtgAATCTTAATAAACAAGCAATACTGTtcgcttgtttttttttttttcatttaataaatttgcATTTTAGGCATGCAAtgacatgtttgtataatttttttgatcCAGTAAATGagacttgtattaaaaatgtcaaaaaggGTAAACCAAAGTACACATAATGTATATAGCAGTAGCTAAAAAACgccaaaaaaaaagagaaaacaaaaaaatactccctccctcaaACCGAttccaaccaatcaatgaaatctacTATGAATATCAATATTTCACCAATAAACAGTTTGGTCTAAATTAACGAGTTACATAAAATTAAGTATTTCAACCTTTGAATTGAGAGTTCCACATTCTCAAaagatcttctatttctctctttccaaatagtTCAAAAAATGCTCAAGTATTTTTATAATGTACTTACAATtgtctaaaaaaataagtatttattttgacttttgaattctttttatttttaaatttttggttgAACGAAGGCAATGGTGATGCTGTTGTAtggcaattattttttaaaataattttttgttcactaaaaaaaacagaaaatacagTTTAgcaatcaacaaaaaaattcagtgttttaaaaaataattatataaatatgaaaaattatttaaaatgtagtatggataaattttatttttaaaacatattttaaaaaataaaaataggttaaaaaaatattttaggttctcaaacaaacatttattttacaaaacatcataaaacagtttaaattttttttttctaaaaaaccattttttataacgattttcactttccaagtAGAacttaaatcttttattttaaaatcactaaGATCGTATCCTTTTTGTTTTCACCTCATGAACGTTTGCTTCTAaataagggtctccaaaaagcccgcggcccgctttaggcccggcccgagccCGCCTATGGGCGGGCCGGGTCgtgggcctaaatttaggcccggcccgtagGTCcgcccctttaaaaaaaaactacaaaaataaaaaagtattaaaaaaaaattcaattaataaacataaaagGAATGTAACTTAATTGGTTAGAACCTTGAAATTTAAAcatgaggggaggggttcgaatccccccctctcccttcccttttttgaaagccattttggcttatttaaaaaagtccGCCGGCCCGCCCCGCCCAGCCCGCTAGCCCgcgggctcataggccgggccgtgggcctagcattttagcatggccccgcccgttgaccagtcaacgggcccataggcccggcccgagctgggccgcgggcctcctatttacAACCCGccccgcccgttggagacccctaCTTCTAAATATAGCAACTATCGAAGAAAATATGGAAGCTCACTTATATACAATGTTCTTAAATATCAAACTAATGTATAGGACTAACTGCATTGTTGACTAGTCATGTTTGGTTCAATACACTTTCTAAGCCATTTTACGCATTAACCAACATTGAACCAAAACATCAAAACCTTTGGTTCGTTTTGCTTGTTGAGGtttttaagtaataataaaCTAATCATATATTAATGTTTAGTTCACTTTTTGAGCATTAACTAGTATTAAACATCCTCGGATGCAGATAAGAAAAGACAAGAAAGATCAAATGGCATAGAAAAATCGAAAGGGTAGGGATAGGGACATCTCTAGAGCAACAAGTGCTCCAAGAGGTCCTTCATTGGCAATTAGGATTATAGGATATTAGTCAGTGTCAACAAAATCTTCCCTAACAGCCCCATTGGGCCCCTCTTTTAATGATGAATGGAGACTCTTGGTTGGATTTATTTCTTAAGCCATTTTAAAGCATTAATCAATATTGAATTTGTAAATCAAATCGGTTCAATTCACTTTTTGAGAtaactaataaaatttgatttcatttttttttattgatatatgaaaatttttcttaataattatattatcattttgttatttaataaaattgaaaaatactcatatatttacattttattttcattatgatTTAGAGTTTGCCGGAAAGATTCTGGTTAAAACTCATTTAGTCTAAAGTCTTTTTGTTAgcaatttttattcaaatgattttcttgatttttaaaattttatataacaaCTAGAAGAAAGACTTCTAACTCTTTCAAAATTGCCTTTAATCGggtttatcaaaataaaaacatgaatattttaatctttttaatcattttataaataattttaatttaataattattttaaaatttaatttcaatagcACATAAATGATCTATTTATGTTATTATGACATGACAATGTTGAAGGGGAGTTGAACTAATGATGGTATTAGTGAATAATGACTTGACAATTTTTCCAATTCAACAGCACCAAAAGGGTAAGAGTAAGACACATCTTGATTCAATTAGATGGGTTTTAAGCACTCCATGATCTCAATTCACCCCACATTCCAATTAACTGATAGAATTTGTTTCAGGCATGAGACCCATCTGATGAATTATGGCCAAAATTATGTCTATAAACACAACTCTTCTCTGCTGATTACAACAGCACTGGCCCTATAATTGTGTCATGATGCTTCATTTGTCCATGTGCCAATGTACAAATCcactttgaaaatataatttcttccctttcttgtctttgatctcTTAATCTTGTTAGAAAAAGTTCTTTGATGACATTCCCACTGGAATTTCAAGAGGCTTCTCTATCTCTACCAAGACTCTGGATTAAGATTCATTGACTGAGATCAGAACAAGTAATATTTTACTAGGCAGTGAACTGCACCCTAGGATATGTGACTTTGGCTTAGCAAGAATTTGGGAAGGGGGATCAGAACAAGTAGCCTGAAACACTTACACATGGTCTCAGATGAGTTTTCATGGCTAGTGTTCATACAACCTATAAGTCTTTGCTTGCCCTTGTTAACTTATACTTTATATTCTCTGCAGCAGTGTCTGCTCAAGATATTGCCAATATCTAGCACTAGGGAAAACCCATTCCAGCCCCCCTATGGCTGTAAAATATTGACCATTAATATACCCTTTGTATATCAGGATTATAGAATTCCCCTGGAACCACTAGACATGGAAGAATTTTCCTCATGTTATTTGATCCTGGTTTGAGATCACCCATTGCGTGTATTGAATAATACTTGCGACCCCACATGATTTAGTCTTCGGAAGCAGGATGGAAACTGCAGCGTAGACTACTCTGTCAAACTTCCATGctcagtgaaaaaaaaaaaaaaaaaagaaaagctgGTGGAATCTAAGAGGAAAGATTGGGTGGGCAGGTAGTGTAGAAAAAAGAGGCTGGTCTGTTTGTCCTCAAGCAGGGGAAACAATATCTGTTAGGATATAAAAAAGTTGTACAGACTGCCTTATCTTTAATGATCTCAAACTTAAATAAATCAGAACGcgaaattaataattgattcaAGTTCACACTGAGCTCGAATTATTTCTATGCAAAGGGAAACATATGAGGAAGCATCTTCAAGGGCAGTTTATGAGTTATCTTGGACACTGCAAGGTTGAAAAGTCAAAGAAGAAAGTCAAAATCTTTGCCAAAATGATAATATATCAAAGGAAGCTGTGATGACCAAGGATGCAACTAATCAAAGTCACTGTCAACGATCGTTGCCGCCTCATGGTGCTGAAGAAAATTCGACCATCTGAGTAACTTAAATCATCAAGGACTGAGGTTTCTTCACAAGGCAGAATGGCTCACAGCGATGCTAACATGTTAAGTGAGAAAAtttctccttttattttcttgctgattttctctttcttctgcTTGCAGTTCTCCATTTCTGTTGATGCTGCCCCTGATACGATTTTTAGCGGACAAATGCTCAGACAGACAGATACCATCATATCTGCAGGTGGGAACTTTGAATTAGGCTTTTTCTCACCTGGAAACTCCCCAAGTTATTTTGTGGGGATATGGTATAAGAAAATTTCAGAGCAAACGGTGGTATGGGTTGCCAACAGAGATTACACAATAACTGGTTCCTCTCCTAGTCTTACCATCAATGACGATGGCAACCTTGTGATTTTGGATGGCAGAGTCACATACATGGTGGCTAACATTTCATTGGGCCAGAATGTCAGTGCCACACTGTTGGATTCCGGCAATCTTATATTGAGAAATGGAAACTCAAATATCTTGTGGCAGAGCTTTGATTATCCCTCTAATCATTTCCTTCCAGGTATGAAGATTGGATACAACAGAAAGACCGGAGAAGTTTGGTCATTTACATCCTGGAAAAATGCAGAGGACCCAGGCCTAGGGCCTGTTTCCCTGAAAATGGATC
Protein-coding regions in this window:
- the LOC104877532 gene encoding uncharacterized protein LOC104877532 isoform X1 gives rise to the protein MDFHPLQVSPLPRKDQDLQEYINVVPEEYVAIEDHLENPNFQLHVREIIKRKVEDAEENLKPFAICFLKIASRMGNDTFLVHGFLMEAKLGTCIRKILQTELQIPRGLKWPVQDVSSDVGLTMLRPSKIPASLLLDAHPKMSPLLQPSQSTGAIPSSGSILQQPNGTCQDGGLQCLEELGAQYTGEEVMSSEAPKPDSPQPSGPPRLTPPRVGRMRNEPYPQPYSPRPNRKAPPSSGGAAGEGTSGSGTQGEGTGPTDSGTQEGGEGPPGSGPPGSTGEAVGPSNDPETPKGVCSCKNCCII
- the LOC100260654 gene encoding uncharacterized protein LOC100260654 yields the protein METHLFLAFFCAGICLSVPLEFCIAADSIRMDQSISDSETLVSSGQSFELGFFSPGSSKNRYLGIWYKNTPQTAVWVANRNNPIADSYGVLTIINNGALVLLNQSKSVIWSPNLSRVPENPVAQLLETGNLVLRDGSNETSKSYIWQSFDDPSDTMLPGMKVGWNLKTGLQRKLTSWKSSDDPSLGDFSYGFDINVLPYLVLGVGSSKIVRSGPWNGLEFNGVYVLDNSVYKAVFVANNDEVYALYESNNNKIISRLTLNHSGFLQRLLLKKGSSVWDELYSIPSELCENYGHCGANGICRIGKLQICECLTGFTPKSQEEWDMFNTSSGCTRRMPLDCQIEEGFVKVTGVKLPDLIDFHVIMGVSLRECKVSCLNNCSCTAYAYTNPNGSGGCLMWSGDLIDIRELTSEKHAEDIYIRMHTSELGLNTNQKKKKLVIILVISTFSGILTLGLSFWFRFWKKRTMGTDQESKKENLELPLFDLPTIATATNNFSNTNKIGAGGFGSVYKGNLPEGVAVAVKRLSKNSAQGVQEFKNEAVLIAKLQHKNLVRLLGCCIQGEERILLYEYMPNKSLDYFIFDQNRRALLAWDKRCEIVMGIARGLLYLHQDSRFQIIHRDLKTSNILLDDNLNPKISDFGLARIFGENEMETRTKRIVGTYGYMSPEYVIDGHFSIKLDVFSFGVLLLEIVSGEKNRGFSHPDHHHNLLGHAWLLWEQNRALELMDACLEDSCVASQVLRCIQVGLLCVQNLPADRPAMSSVIFMLGNEGATLPQPKHPGFFTERSSVDTDTMSGKIELHSENAVTISMLKDTMLAGMKIGRNLKTGLERYLKSWKSADVPSIGDFTYRIEHLVGHCHLRQNTHSREARLSYKFSREPNTKIIEKMDFHPLQVSPLPRKDQDLQEYINVVPEEYVAIEDHLENPNFQLHVREIIKRKVEDAEENLKPFAICFLKIASRMGNDTFLVHGFLMEAKLGTCIRKILQTELQIPRGLKWPVQDVSSDVGLTMLRPSKIPASLLLDAHPKMSPLLQPSQSTGAIPSSGSILQQPNGTCQDGGLQCLEELGAQYTGEEVMSSEAPKPDSPQPSGPPRLTPPRVGRMRNEPYPQPYSPRPNRKAPPSSGGAAGEGTSGSGTQGEGTGPTDSGTQEGGEGPPGSGPPGSTGEAVGPSNDPETPKGKSSRTEVSSQGRMAHSDANMLSEKISPFIFLLIFSFFCLQFSISVDAAPDTIFSGQMLRQTDTIISAGGNFELGFFSPGNSPSYFVGIWYKKISEQTVVWVANRDYTITGSSPSLTINDDGNLVILDGRVTYMVANISLGQNVSATLLDSGNLILRNGNSNILWQSFDYPSNHFLPGMKIGYNRKTGEVWSFTSWKNAEDPGLGPVSLKMDPETHQFVIMWNSQMVWSSGVWNGHAFSSVPEMRLDYIFNYSYFEDMSEAYFTYSLYDNSIISRLLIDVSGNIKQLTWLDRSGWNLFWSQPQNFECDYYSYCGSFSSCNNQTTPICQCLYGFRPNSAGDWMMNQFRDGCVRKTSLQCDDLTSVNSEKDKFLKMANVKFPQSPQILETQSIETCKMTCLNKCSCNAYAHNGSCLMWDQILLNLQQLSKKDPDGRTLYLKLAASELQNSRESKMPRWVIGMVVVAVLVLLLASYICYRQMKRVQDREEMTTSQDILLYEFGMGSKATENELNEGNRVGKDKNKDAWLPLFSFASVSAATEHFSTENKLGQGGFGPVYKGELFNGQEIAVKRLSRSSGQGLEELKNETVLLAELQHRNLVRLLGCCIEQGEKILIYEYMPNKSLDSFLFDPNKRGQLDWAKRVSIIEGIAQGLLYLHEYSRLRIIHRDLKASNILLDNDMNPKISDFGMARMFGGNESYANTNRIVGTYGYMSPEYALEGLFSTKSDVFSFGVLMLEILSGKKNTGFYNSDTLNLIGYAWELWKSDMAINLMDPMLEGQSSQYMLLRYINVGLLCVEEIAADRPTLSEVVSMLTNELAVLPSPKHPAFSTVRSMENPRSSMSRPEIYSANGLSISVMEAR
- the LOC104877532 gene encoding uncharacterized protein LOC104877532 isoform X2, with translation MDFHPLQVSPLPRKDQDLQEYINVVPEEYVAIEDHLENPNFQLHVREIIKRKVEDAEENLKPFAICFLKIASRMGNDTFLVHGFLMEAKLGTCIRKILQTELQIPRGLKWPVQDVSSDVGLTMLRPSKIPASLLLDAHPKMSPLLQPSQSTGAIPSSGSILQDGGLQCLEELGAQYTGEEVMSSEAPKPDSPQPSGPPRLTPPRVGRMRNEPYPQPYSPRPNRKAPPSSGGAAGEGTSGSGTQGEGTGPTDSGTQEGGEGPPGSGPPGSTGEAVGPSNDPETPKGVCSCKNCCII